From a single Parambassis ranga chromosome 2, fParRan2.1, whole genome shotgun sequence genomic region:
- the fam49al gene encoding protein FAM49A isoform X2 — translation MGNLIKVLGKDLENCPHFFLDFENAQPTEAETAVWNQVSAVLEEAHGILAELQSYNGAGQEIREAIQNPSDLALQEKAWNAVCPLVAKLKRFYEFSLRLENALRSLLEALTSPPYAPMQHLEREQALAKQFAEILHFTLSFDELKMTNPAIQNDFSYYRRTISRNRLNNQQLEAENEVNNEMANRMSLFYAEATPMLKTLSNATTKFVSENKTLPIEDTTDCLSTMACVCRVMLETPEYRCRFTNTDTMLFCMRVMVGVIILYDHVHPVGAFAKTSKIDMKGCIKVLKEQPSNSVEGLLNALRYTTRHLNDDSTSKQIRALLQ, via the exons ATGGGGAACCTCATTAAGGTCCTTGGCAAGGATTTAGAGAACTGTCCACATTTTTTCCTGGACTTTGAAA ATGCCCAGcccacagaggcagagacagccGTGTGGAACCAGGTCAGTGCCGTGCTGGAGGAGGCTCATGGGATCCTAGCTGAGCTGCAGTCCTACAACGGCGCGGGCCAGGAGATACGAGAA GCCATCCAGAACCCAAGCGACCTTGCTCTTCAGGAGAAGGCTTGGAATGCGgtctgccccctggtggccaaGCTGAAGAGGTTCTATGAGTTCTCTCTCCGATTGG AGAATGCCTTGCGCAGCCTGCTGGAGGCGCTGACAAGCCCGCCTTATGCTCCCATGCAGCatctggagagagagcaggccCTGGCCAAGCAATTTGCTGAGATCCTTCATTTTACACTCAGCTTTGATGAACTAAAG ATGACAAATCCAGCCATTCAAAATGACTTCAGCTACTACAGGAGGACCATCAGTAGGAACAGGCTGAACAACCAGCAG ctggaagcagagaaCGAGGTGAACAATGAGATGGCCAATCGGATGTCTCTGTTCTACGCTGAGGCAACACCCATGCTGAAGACTCTGAGTAACGCCACCACTAAGTTTGTTTCAGAG aaTAAGACCCTGCCCATAGAGGACACCACAGACTGTTTGAGCACCATGGCCTGCGTGTGCCGTGTCATGCTCGAGACCCC GGAGTACCGCTGTCGGTTCACCAACACAGACACCATGCTGTTCTGTATGAGGGTGATGGTGGGTGTCATCATCCTGTATGACCACGTTCACCCTGTTGGGGCCTTCGCCAAGACATCCAAAATTGAT ATGAAGGGCTGCATCAAGGTGCTGAAAGAGCAACCATCCAACAGTGTGGAGGGACTCCTGAATGCACTGAG GTATACAACACGACATCTAAACGATGACAGCACCTCCAAACAAATCAGGGCCCTCCTGCaatga
- the fam49al gene encoding protein FAM49A isoform X1 produces the protein MGNLLKVLACTELEHGPIVFLDFEHAQPTEAETAVWNQVSAVLEEAHGILAELQSYNGAGQEIREAIQNPSDLALQEKAWNAVCPLVAKLKRFYEFSLRLENALRSLLEALTSPPYAPMQHLEREQALAKQFAEILHFTLSFDELKMTNPAIQNDFSYYRRTISRNRLNNQQLEAENEVNNEMANRMSLFYAEATPMLKTLSNATTKFVSENKTLPIEDTTDCLSTMACVCRVMLETPEYRCRFTNTDTMLFCMRVMVGVIILYDHVHPVGAFAKTSKIDMKGCIKVLKEQPSNSVEGLLNALRYTTRHLNDDSTSKQIRALLQ, from the exons ATGGGAAACCTCCTGAAAGTGCTGGCTTGCACCGAACTTGAGCATGGCCCAATAGTTTTCCTTGACTTTGAAC ATGCCCAGcccacagaggcagagacagccGTGTGGAACCAGGTCAGTGCCGTGCTGGAGGAGGCTCATGGGATCCTAGCTGAGCTGCAGTCCTACAACGGCGCGGGCCAGGAGATACGAGAA GCCATCCAGAACCCAAGCGACCTTGCTCTTCAGGAGAAGGCTTGGAATGCGgtctgccccctggtggccaaGCTGAAGAGGTTCTATGAGTTCTCTCTCCGATTGG AGAATGCCTTGCGCAGCCTGCTGGAGGCGCTGACAAGCCCGCCTTATGCTCCCATGCAGCatctggagagagagcaggccCTGGCCAAGCAATTTGCTGAGATCCTTCATTTTACACTCAGCTTTGATGAACTAAAG ATGACAAATCCAGCCATTCAAAATGACTTCAGCTACTACAGGAGGACCATCAGTAGGAACAGGCTGAACAACCAGCAG ctggaagcagagaaCGAGGTGAACAATGAGATGGCCAATCGGATGTCTCTGTTCTACGCTGAGGCAACACCCATGCTGAAGACTCTGAGTAACGCCACCACTAAGTTTGTTTCAGAG aaTAAGACCCTGCCCATAGAGGACACCACAGACTGTTTGAGCACCATGGCCTGCGTGTGCCGTGTCATGCTCGAGACCCC GGAGTACCGCTGTCGGTTCACCAACACAGACACCATGCTGTTCTGTATGAGGGTGATGGTGGGTGTCATCATCCTGTATGACCACGTTCACCCTGTTGGGGCCTTCGCCAAGACATCCAAAATTGAT ATGAAGGGCTGCATCAAGGTGCTGAAAGAGCAACCATCCAACAGTGTGGAGGGACTCCTGAATGCACTGAG GTATACAACACGACATCTAAACGATGACAGCACCTCCAAACAAATCAGGGCCCTCCTGCaatga
- the txnl4a gene encoding thioredoxin-like protein 4A → MSYMLPHLHNGWQVDQAILSEEDRVIVIRFGHDWDPTCMKMDEVLYSIAEKVKNFAVIYLVDITEVPDFNKMYELYDPCTVMFFFRNKHIMIDLGTGNNNKINWTMEDKQEMIDIVETVYRGARKGRGLVVSPKDYSTKYRY, encoded by the exons ATGTCATACATGCTACCACATCTCCATAATGGCTGGCAGGTTGACCAAGCCATTCTGTCTGAGGAGGACCGAGTCATTGTAATCCGCTTCGGACATGACTGGGACCCCACATGTATGAAAATGGACGAAGTTCTATACAGCATCGCTGAAAAG GTAAAGAATTTTGCCGTCATTTACCTGGTGGACATCACAGAAGTTCCTGATTTCAACAAGATGTATGAGTTGTATGACCCCTGCACTGTCATGTTCTTTTTTAG GAACAAACACATCATGATTGATTTGGGCACTGGTAACAACAACAAGATCAACTGGACAATGGAGGACAAGCAGGAGATGATAGACATTGTTGAAACCGTGTATCGAGGAGCAAGAAAAGGAAGAGGTCTGGTGGTCTCTCCTAAGGATTATTCTACAAAATACAGATATTGA
- the LOC114432638 gene encoding E3 ubiquitin-protein ligase ZNRF2-like produces the protein MGAKASSPVFDGRTRAYSSSDLPSGNSGGGERIAGFRYTNGPDGPRIRYTGGGPTSSGLSIPAGGRSGSHVLNQSLDGTDGEDEGTLPPEGNRLIIGSLPAHLSPRLLGGFPCPVCSKFMASDEIEKHLLMCFSKTRLSYNKDILSKDSGECAICLDELEQGDTIARLPCLCIYHKGCIDEWFQVNRSCPEHPAD, from the exons ATGGGGGCCAAAGCGAGCAGCCCTGTGTTTGATGGCAGAACTCGGGCTTATTCAAGCTCTGATCTCCCATCTGGAAACTCCGGCGGAGGGGAAAGGATTGCGGGGTTCAGGTATACTAATGGACCCGATGGCCCACGGATCAGGTATACGGGTGGAGGGCCGACGAGCTCCGGGCTCAGTATACCTGCAGGCGGCAGGTCAGGGTCACACGTACTCAATCAGAGTCTCGATGGCACAGATGGTGAGGATGAGGGGACACTGCCCCCTGAGGGCAACAGGTTGATTATTGGGTCCCTACCGGCTCATCTGTCTCCACGTCTGCTTGGAG GCTTTCCCTGCCCTGTTTGCTCCAAGTTTATGGCGTCAGATGAAATCGAGAAGCACCTGCTCATGTGTTTCAGCAAAACACGCCTCTCTTATAACA AGGACATCCTGTCCAAAGACTCTGGGGAATGTGCCATCTGTTTAGACGAGCTGGAGCAGGGAGACACCATTGCTAGGCTGCCCTGCCTCTGCATCTACCATAAAGG gtGTATAGACGAGTGGTTTCAGGTGAATCGCTCATGTCCGGAGCACCCTGCTGACTAG